Proteins encoded within one genomic window of Merismopedia glauca CCAP 1448/3:
- the tilS gene encoding tRNA lysidine(34) synthetase TilS: protein MSFSISWTPLHHRLHQTLHHRELLPKSASVLIAVSGGQDSLCLGQLLRDLQPKWDWNLAIAHCDHNWTLDAGLAEHVEAIAQSWNLPYYFQLAVNLKETEGAARTWRYQVLTQMAQENGFEIVVTGHTQSDRAETLLYNLVRGAGSNGLTALGWSRPLTANIALVRPLLNVTRQETAQFCQERNLPIWDDPYNKKLKYARNRIRQELIPYLETHFHPQAAKSLAKTAEILRAEAEYLQEVSEHWYKEAVSQSSTGNYQLDRTVVRHIPLALQRRVIQQLIRQSLNHSPNFEQIEELVGLLTAPNRSQSQPLVRGAIALVSGNYLILQIKMDA from the coding sequence ATGTCATTCTCTATTTCTTGGACACCCCTGCACCATCGTTTACATCAGACTTTGCACCATAGAGAATTACTGCCAAAGTCAGCTTCTGTGTTAATTGCTGTGTCAGGAGGGCAAGATTCTCTGTGTTTGGGGCAGTTATTGCGCGATTTACAGCCAAAATGGGATTGGAATTTGGCGATCGCTCATTGCGACCATAATTGGACTTTAGATGCTGGATTAGCCGAACACGTAGAAGCGATCGCTCAAAGCTGGAATTTACCATATTATTTCCAACTAGCAGTCAATCTCAAAGAAACTGAAGGTGCAGCGAGAACCTGGCGCTATCAAGTTTTAACTCAAATGGCTCAGGAAAACGGTTTTGAAATCGTAGTTACGGGTCATACACAGAGCGATCGCGCCGAAACTCTACTCTACAATCTAGTTAGAGGGGCTGGTAGCAATGGTTTAACTGCGCTCGGCTGGTCGCGCCCTCTAACAGCTAATATTGCTTTAGTACGTCCCTTATTAAACGTGACTCGCCAGGAAACGGCTCAGTTTTGCCAAGAGCGAAACCTGCCAATTTGGGACGATCCTTACAATAAAAAACTCAAATACGCTCGCAATCGCATTCGCCAAGAACTAATTCCCTACCTGGAAACTCATTTTCACCCCCAAGCCGCCAAATCTTTAGCTAAAACCGCAGAAATATTACGGGCTGAGGCAGAATACTTACAAGAAGTGAGCGAACATTGGTACAAAGAGGCAGTTTCTCAATCTTCAACTGGAAATTATCAGTTAGATCGTACTGTTGTTCGTCATATTCCCTTAGCTTTACAACGGCGAGTTATCCAACAGTTGATCCGACAAAGTTTGAATCATAGTCCTAATTTCGAGCAAATTGAAGAATTAGTTGGCTTACTCACTGCTCCCAATCGCAGCCAAAGCCAGCCCTTAGTTAGAGGTGCGATCGCTTTAGTTTCCGGCAATTATCTGATTTTACAAATAAAAATGGATGCATGA
- a CDS encoding cation:proton antiporter produces MPLLATVEAENSPAILSGVLLSLVVIYLASKIGEEVSKRLDFPPVLGSLIAGVIVGVSALNLIVFPEGGISADDSNLMTILQWFNHLSPAALTYVFESQSEVISVLAEIGVIILLFEIGLESNLQQLKEVGIQATVVACVGVAVPFAAGTGGLMAIFHVPAIPAIFAGAALTATSIGITSKVLSELGQLKSKEGQIIVGAAVIDDVLGIIVLAVVASLAKTGEIDVFNVVYLILGATAFLLGSILLGGLFNKTFTKIVENLETRGSVIIPAFIFAFFMAFIGNAIHLEAILGAFAAGLVLDETDASNELDELIRPIADILVPIFFVTVGARADLRVLNPAVPENRAGLLIAVFLIVVAILGKIVTGWAVFGQPGINRWAIGVGMIPRGEVGLVFAGIGSASGVLSKPLEVSIIIMVILTTFLAPPFLRVAFGDSGHPPTDEEDVSVKMGESQSAS; encoded by the coding sequence ATGCCTTTATTAGCAACTGTGGAAGCTGAAAATTCACCCGCAATTCTCTCAGGGGTGTTGTTGAGTCTGGTAGTGATTTATCTGGCTAGTAAAATAGGGGAAGAAGTCTCCAAACGGCTAGATTTTCCACCAGTTCTAGGATCGCTGATTGCTGGTGTAATCGTCGGTGTATCTGCCCTAAACTTAATCGTTTTCCCCGAAGGCGGAATTTCGGCTGACGACTCAAATTTGATGACCATTTTGCAATGGTTCAACCATCTTTCTCCTGCGGCTTTAACTTATGTTTTTGAGTCTCAAAGCGAAGTAATTTCTGTATTAGCGGAAATTGGAGTAATTATCCTGCTATTTGAAATAGGGCTGGAGTCCAATCTGCAACAACTCAAGGAAGTTGGGATTCAAGCCACGGTAGTTGCTTGCGTGGGGGTAGCTGTTCCCTTTGCTGCGGGTACTGGCGGTTTGATGGCTATATTTCACGTTCCAGCAATTCCAGCTATTTTTGCAGGTGCGGCTTTAACCGCTACCAGCATTGGAATTACTTCTAAAGTTCTCTCTGAGTTAGGGCAACTAAAATCGAAGGAAGGTCAAATTATTGTCGGTGCGGCGGTAATTGATGACGTTCTGGGCATTATCGTTTTAGCAGTGGTTGCTAGTTTGGCGAAAACCGGAGAAATTGATGTTTTTAATGTAGTTTATTTGATTCTGGGTGCTACTGCTTTTCTCTTGGGATCGATCTTGCTGGGTGGCTTATTTAACAAAACTTTCACCAAAATTGTCGAAAATCTGGAAACTCGCGGGAGCGTAATCATTCCGGCGTTTATATTTGCCTTTTTTATGGCATTTATCGGTAATGCCATTCATTTAGAAGCTATTTTAGGGGCTTTTGCTGCTGGTTTAGTCTTAGACGAAACAGATGCTAGCAATGAGTTGGACGAACTAATTAGACCCATCGCCGATATCTTAGTCCCGATATTCTTTGTTACAGTGGGTGCAAGGGCAGATTTGCGCGTTCTCAACCCAGCAGTACCGGAAAATCGAGCCGGACTGTTAATAGCGGTGTTTTTGATTGTAGTAGCGATTTTAGGGAAGATAGTGACGGGTTGGGCGGTATTCGGTCAACCAGGCATCAATCGCTGGGCGATCGGAGTAGGGATGATTCCACGTGGTGAGGTAGGATTGGTGTTTGCTGGGATTGGTTCGGCTAGCGGCGTTCTCAGCAAGCCTTTAGAAGTATCGATTATTATTATGGTCATTTTAACTACTTTTCTAGCACCGCCGTTTTTACGAGTTGCTTTTGGCGATTCGGGCCATCCCCCAACAGATGAGGAAGATGTATCTGTGAAGATGGGAGAATCTCAGTCTGCATCGTAA
- the bicA gene encoding bicarbonate transporter BicA, with the protein MSITNAIRFNNLRGDIFGGVTAAVVSLPLALAFGVASGVGPIGGLYGAICVGFFAALFGGTPTLISEPTGPMTVVMTAIVAGLTASNPDNGLQMAFTVVMLAGLFQIIFGIFKLGKYITLMPYSVISGFMSGIGVILIILQIAPFLGQAAPKGGVIGTVQAIPSLIAGAKTPEVILGAVTLAIIFFMPKQVKKVVPPQLVALIVGTAISLTVFQGADIRRIGEIPIGLPPLQVPSFTPGQITVMLVDGVMLGMLGCIDTLLTAVVADSLTRTEHKSDKELVGQGIGNIVSGLCGGLPGAGATMGTVVNIQTGATSAVSGLTRALVLLVVVLGAARLTEPIPMAVLAGIALKVGIDILDWSFLKRSHQVSVKGSLIMYGVLALTVFVDLIVAVGIGIFIANILTIQRLSELQSSEVKLITDTDDDVRLTSEQKNLLDSAHGRVLLFYLSGPMIFGLSKAIAREHNAMKEADALVMDLTDVPMLGVTASLAIENAIRDAHEKGLEVYLVGASENVSKRLQKLGLFDLIHPEHVLSDRTEALRQAVDQVSTETVPA; encoded by the coding sequence ATGTCAATTACCAATGCAATTCGCTTTAATAACTTACGAGGCGATATCTTCGGAGGGGTGACGGCGGCTGTTGTCTCTTTACCTCTAGCTTTAGCCTTCGGGGTAGCATCGGGAGTTGGACCTATCGGGGGACTCTACGGTGCTATTTGCGTCGGCTTTTTTGCGGCTCTGTTTGGCGGTACTCCCACTCTGATTTCTGAGCCAACAGGTCCTATGACTGTAGTGATGACAGCGATAGTTGCTGGACTCACTGCTAGCAATCCAGATAATGGCTTGCAAATGGCGTTTACTGTCGTCATGTTGGCAGGTTTGTTTCAGATTATCTTCGGGATTTTCAAGTTAGGGAAATATATTACCCTGATGCCCTACAGCGTCATTTCCGGCTTCATGTCGGGAATTGGGGTAATCCTGATTATTTTGCAAATCGCCCCTTTCTTGGGGCAAGCGGCACCTAAAGGTGGGGTTATCGGCACGGTACAAGCGATTCCCAGCTTGATCGCTGGAGCTAAGACACCGGAAGTAATTTTGGGTGCAGTGACTTTAGCGATTATCTTCTTCATGCCCAAGCAAGTGAAGAAAGTAGTACCGCCGCAGTTAGTTGCTCTAATTGTGGGGACAGCAATTTCTTTAACTGTGTTTCAAGGGGCTGATATTCGGCGGATTGGCGAAATTCCTATCGGTTTACCCCCTTTACAAGTGCCAAGCTTTACCCCAGGTCAAATTACTGTTATGCTGGTTGATGGGGTAATGTTGGGGATGCTGGGGTGTATCGATACTTTGCTCACTGCGGTAGTTGCCGATAGCTTGACTCGGACAGAACATAAATCAGATAAAGAGTTAGTCGGACAGGGGATTGGCAATATTGTTTCTGGGTTGTGCGGTGGCTTACCAGGTGCTGGAGCCACGATGGGGACGGTAGTTAATATTCAAACAGGTGCTACTTCGGCGGTATCGGGTTTGACACGGGCGCTAGTTCTGCTAGTCGTGGTCTTAGGGGCGGCAAGGCTCACCGAACCCATTCCGATGGCGGTATTAGCCGGAATTGCACTGAAGGTGGGGATTGATATTCTAGATTGGAGTTTCTTAAAGCGATCGCACCAAGTATCGGTTAAAGGTTCCCTGATTATGTACGGGGTGCTGGCCCTAACTGTATTTGTAGACTTGATTGTAGCTGTAGGTATCGGCATATTTATTGCCAATATCCTCACCATTCAACGGTTGAGCGAGTTGCAATCATCTGAAGTCAAGCTGATTACCGATACCGACGACGACGTGCGGTTGACCTCAGAGCAAAAGAACTTGCTAGATTCGGCTCATGGGCGCGTATTGCTGTTCTATTTGAGCGGTCCGATGATTTTTGGCTTGTCCAAAGCGATCGCCAGAGAACACAATGCGATGAAGGAAGCAGATGCTTTAGTGATGGATCTCACTGACGTACCGATGCTGGGGGTAACCGCTTCTTTAGCAATCGAAAATGCCATCCGCGATGCCCACGAAAAAGGCTTGGAAGTTTATCTGGTTGGGGCAAGCGAGAACGTCAGCAAACGCTTGCAGAAACTGGGATTATTCGATTTAATTCATCCAGAACACGTTTTGAGCGATCGCACTGAGGCTTTGCGTCAAGCTGTCGATCAAGTTTCCACTGAAACTGTTCCAGCATAA
- the rpsN gene encoding 30S ribosomal protein S14: MAKKSMIEREKKRARIVEKYADKRESLLEAFRVAGSQQEKVAIHRQIQQLPRNSSKTRLRNRCQVTGRPRGYYRDFGLSRNVLREWAHQGLLPGVVKSSW, translated from the coding sequence ATGGCTAAAAAGAGCATGATTGAGCGCGAGAAAAAGCGCGCCAGAATTGTTGAGAAGTATGCAGATAAAAGAGAATCGCTGCTAGAAGCCTTTAGAGTGGCTGGATCTCAACAAGAAAAAGTCGCCATACACCGTCAAATTCAACAATTACCCCGCAATAGTTCCAAAACCCGTTTACGCAATCGCTGCCAAGTAACTGGTCGTCCTCGCGGTTATTATAGAGATTTTGGTTTATCTCGTAACGTGCTGCGGGAATGGGCGCACCAAGGTTTACTCCCTGGAGTGGTCAAATCTAGTTGGTAG
- a CDS encoding NIL domain-containing protein — MTTQNRLTSKRIRLRIPRDYHQEPIISRLVLESGLNINIAAAILGGNGVGDGWFDLDLQGTVSQIQQGINYLNDLNLQLWQEGELDGW; from the coding sequence ATGACTACTCAAAATCGGCTCACCAGCAAACGCATCCGCCTCCGTATTCCCAGAGACTACCACCAAGAACCCATAATTTCTCGTTTGGTGTTAGAAAGTGGTTTAAACATCAATATTGCTGCTGCAATTCTCGGCGGTAATGGGGTGGGAGATGGCTGGTTCGATCTAGATTTGCAAGGAACAGTGTCTCAAATTCAGCAAGGAATTAACTACCTAAATGACTTGAATTTGCAACTTTGGCAAGAAGGTGAATTAGATGGTTGGTGA
- the cysW gene encoding sulfate ABC transporter permease subunit CysW, giving the protein MHHSSNSQGGKLFPPVILIKIAIAYLRKIPPSAILTALAIAYLALILYIPAANVFYQAFKKGVGPFLSNLTRPDFLHAAWLTVTLAAIAVPLNTVFGLCAAWAVTRHKFPGRAFFLSIIDLPFSISPVVAGLMLVLLYGRQGWFGGWLADHGINVIFAFPGMVLATAFVSMPFVAREVIPVLEDLGNEQEQAAQTLGANDWQIFWRVTLPNIRWGLLYGLILTNARAMGEFGAVSVVSGNIADKTQSLPLFVEDAYKQYESEAAFSAAVLLALLAVVTLVLKEILERKTRIEDK; this is encoded by the coding sequence ATGCATCATAGTTCAAATTCTCAGGGGGGGAAACTCTTCCCCCCAGTAATTTTAATTAAAATCGCGATCGCCTATTTGCGGAAAATTCCACCCTCAGCCATTTTAACTGCACTGGCGATCGCCTATCTAGCTCTAATCCTCTATATTCCGGCTGCTAATGTCTTCTACCAGGCGTTTAAAAAGGGTGTAGGCCCGTTTTTATCTAATTTGACCAGACCAGATTTCTTGCACGCTGCATGGCTCACAGTTACTCTAGCAGCGATCGCCGTTCCTCTCAACACGGTTTTTGGTTTGTGTGCAGCTTGGGCGGTTACTCGGCATAAATTCCCTGGTCGTGCTTTTTTCCTCAGTATTATCGACCTGCCTTTCTCTATCTCTCCAGTAGTTGCTGGATTGATGTTGGTATTACTTTATGGTCGTCAAGGCTGGTTTGGAGGTTGGCTGGCAGATCATGGAATCAATGTGATTTTTGCCTTTCCAGGAATGGTACTAGCTACAGCCTTCGTGAGTATGCCATTTGTCGCTAGAGAAGTCATTCCCGTTTTGGAAGACTTGGGAAATGAACAGGAACAAGCGGCTCAAACTTTGGGCGCTAATGATTGGCAAATCTTTTGGCGGGTAACTCTGCCCAATATCCGTTGGGGATTGCTTTACGGTCTAATTCTCACCAATGCTAGAGCTATGGGCGAGTTTGGTGCTGTTTCTGTAGTTTCAGGCAATATTGCTGACAAAACTCAAAGTTTACCTTTGTTTGTCGAAGATGCCTATAAACAGTATGAAAGCGAAGCAGCTTTCTCTGCTGCGGTTTTACTGGCTCTTTTAGCCGTTGTGACTTTGGTACTCAAAGAAATATTAGAACGGAAAACCAGAATTGAGGATAAATAA
- the cysT gene encoding sulfate ABC transporter permease subunit CysT, whose protein sequence is MTISFPRQQRSNYLAFLTKLPWTWRITWAYLIVMLLIPVLAMFVKASSEPLPRFWQVVTSPVALAAYDVTFTTSLVTALFNGVFGTLIAWVLVRYDFPLKRLVDASVDLPFALPTAVAGLTLANVYSDVGWIGSLFAPLGIKISFTRLGVGIAMTFISLPFVVRTVQPVLQEMEKDIEEAAWCLGASPGQTFWKVIFPPIMPAVLTGVALGFSRAVGEFGSTVIISSNTPYKDLIAPVLIFQRLEQYDLSAATAIGVVLLMISLVLLLTINLLQAWGRRYDAS, encoded by the coding sequence ATGACTATATCTTTTCCCAGGCAGCAAAGGTCGAACTATCTGGCTTTCTTGACCAAATTACCTTGGACGTGGCGTATTACTTGGGCATACCTCATTGTAATGTTGCTAATTCCGGTACTGGCTATGTTTGTCAAAGCTAGCAGCGAACCATTACCCAGATTTTGGCAAGTTGTGACTAGTCCAGTCGCCTTAGCTGCTTATGATGTTACTTTCACTACTTCCTTAGTCACGGCATTATTTAATGGTGTCTTTGGGACTCTAATTGCGTGGGTATTGGTGCGATATGATTTCCCTTTAAAACGATTAGTGGATGCTTCAGTCGATTTACCTTTTGCCTTACCCACAGCAGTTGCAGGATTAACCCTAGCCAACGTCTATAGCGATGTAGGCTGGATTGGTAGCTTATTTGCACCTCTGGGCATCAAAATCTCTTTTACTCGCTTGGGTGTGGGTATAGCAATGACGTTTATTTCTCTGCCTTTTGTGGTGCGGACTGTCCAACCAGTTTTGCAGGAGATGGAAAAAGATATTGAAGAAGCTGCTTGGTGTTTGGGTGCTTCCCCAGGACAAACCTTTTGGAAGGTGATTTTTCCGCCGATTATGCCAGCCGTTTTAACGGGTGTAGCTTTGGGTTTTTCGCGCGCGGTTGGGGAATTTGGTTCAACTGTGATTATTTCTTCTAATACGCCCTATAAAGATTTAATTGCACCAGTGCTAATTTTCCAAAGGTTAGAGCAGTATGACTTGTCGGCTGCTACGGCTATAGGGGTGGTATTGCTGATGATTTCTTTAGTTTTGCTGCTGACTATCAATCTACTGCAAGCTTGGGGGAGGAGATACGATGCATCATAG
- a CDS encoding sulfate ABC transporter substrate-binding protein gives MASCSNSNTSSSVAANKSDVELTLVSFAVTKAAHEAILPKFVQKWKQEKSQNVTFKTSYGGSGSQTRAVIDGLEADVVHLALASDTGKISQAGLIEPGWEKEFPNNSIVSKSVAVLVTRDGNPKGINNWNDLAQDGVGLITADPKTSGVARWNFLALWNYVIKTGGDEAKALDLVSKVYQNVPVLTKDAREATDVFLKQGQGDALINYENEIILAQQKGEKVNYVVPEVNISIDNPIAVVDQNVDKHKTREVAEAFVKYLYTDEAQQEFAKFGFRPVTESVAQNKEFSAKYPKVKNLGTVQDYGGWDKVQEKFFADGAIFDQIQAKTQR, from the coding sequence ATGGCATCTTGCTCCAATAGCAATACCTCTAGCTCAGTTGCTGCGAATAAGTCAGATGTAGAGTTAACTTTAGTTTCCTTCGCCGTGACTAAAGCCGCACACGAAGCCATTCTTCCCAAATTTGTACAGAAGTGGAAGCAGGAAAAAAGTCAAAACGTGACGTTTAAAACCAGTTATGGTGGTTCTGGATCTCAAACCAGAGCCGTAATCGATGGTTTAGAGGCTGATGTCGTCCACCTAGCCCTAGCTTCAGATACGGGAAAAATTTCTCAAGCAGGTTTAATTGAGCCTGGTTGGGAAAAAGAATTTCCTAACAACAGCATTGTTTCTAAATCAGTTGCCGTTTTAGTTACGCGTGATGGAAACCCAAAAGGAATTAATAACTGGAACGATTTAGCTCAAGATGGAGTTGGTTTAATCACCGCCGACCCCAAAACCTCTGGTGTAGCGCGGTGGAATTTCTTGGCTTTATGGAATTATGTGATTAAAACTGGGGGAGATGAAGCTAAAGCCTTAGATTTAGTCAGCAAAGTTTACCAAAACGTGCCTGTTCTAACCAAAGATGCTCGTGAAGCTACCGATGTATTTTTGAAGCAGGGTCAAGGAGATGCACTGATTAACTACGAAAACGAGATTATTCTGGCGCAACAAAAGGGAGAAAAGGTTAACTACGTGGTTCCCGAAGTTAATATTTCCATCGATAATCCCATTGCTGTAGTGGATCAAAACGTAGATAAACACAAAACTAGAGAAGTTGCAGAAGCTTTTGTCAAATATCTCTATACAGATGAAGCACAGCAAGAGTTTGCCAAATTTGGATTTCGACCAGTTACCGAAAGTGTCGCCCAAAATAAAGAATTTTCGGCTAAATATCCCAAAGTTAAAAATTTAGGTACGGTGCAAGATTACGGTGGCTGGGATAAGGTCCAAGAGAAATTCTTTGCTGATGGGGCAATATTTGACCAAATTCAAGCCAAAACTCAACGCTAA
- a CDS encoding cation transporter translates to MALKLSVPTLNDSEAAKEIKDVILTSEPDAKVDFDLESKTVTIEAKASEETFKQLIEATGHHIASY, encoded by the coding sequence ATGGCATTAAAACTGAGCGTTCCCACTCTTAACGATAGTGAAGCGGCTAAAGAAATCAAAGACGTTATCCTCACGTCTGAACCTGACGCGAAAGTAGATTTCGATCTGGAATCAAAAACAGTGACAATAGAAGCAAAAGCATCTGAAGAAACTTTTAAGCAATTAATTGAAGCTACAGGGCATCATATTGCTTCTTATTAA
- a CDS encoding LCP family protein: MSNRQPHHHSGKNSPKTAHKSTRKQQVSWLGLSLVLLAIASVSAAAGALLAVSLSTTPLLQQKLSPEEAAIFNQGKSFSGGDLHLPQVTRPVNILVMGMSVLSSDVDNPPPDSQNLRYKAQVNSFKGLADTMLLVRLNPDTKKIIMLSIPRDTRVELEAQGVQKINTTNILGGPALTAKTVTNLLQGVEIDRYLRVNVAGVEKLVDALGGVTVNVPKDLKYRDDSQHLYIDLKKGKQHLNGNQVLQLLRFRHDALGDLGRIQRQQAVMQAILEQSLTPATVAKIPELIPTIQGYIDTNLKVEELLAVASFVVQTKSDRPQSLILPGDFNGNGRNGVSYWLPNENKIKTLVAQYFGRGEISSGIIQPSRVRVAIQDSTGDRQAVQALVKKLTAAGYKNIYIAEPIPEPLGVTRTIAQQGDEASAKAIQTQLGLGEVRVEASGNVGSDVTIQVGKDWLQQNQNG; this comes from the coding sequence GTGTCTAATCGTCAACCCCATCATCATTCCGGCAAAAACTCCCCTAAAACTGCCCACAAATCGACTCGGAAACAGCAGGTAAGTTGGTTGGGGTTATCTTTGGTCTTATTGGCTATAGCGTCTGTTTCAGCCGCCGCAGGAGCCTTACTAGCTGTATCTTTATCCACAACTCCCTTACTACAGCAAAAGCTAAGTCCTGAAGAAGCAGCCATATTTAACCAAGGAAAGAGTTTTTCTGGAGGAGACTTACACCTTCCTCAAGTCACTCGTCCAGTTAACATTTTGGTGATGGGGATGAGTGTATTGTCTTCTGATGTTGATAATCCACCTCCAGACAGTCAAAACTTGAGATATAAAGCTCAGGTGAATTCCTTTAAAGGATTAGCTGACACAATGCTCTTAGTCAGGCTAAATCCCGATACCAAGAAAATTATTATGCTGTCGATTCCCCGCGATACCCGTGTGGAACTAGAAGCGCAGGGAGTCCAAAAAATTAATACGACTAATATTTTAGGAGGACCAGCCCTAACTGCCAAAACAGTCACTAATCTATTACAAGGGGTAGAAATAGATCGCTATTTGCGAGTTAATGTGGCTGGAGTAGAAAAACTGGTAGATGCTTTGGGAGGAGTGACAGTAAATGTCCCCAAAGATCTAAAATATCGAGATGATTCTCAGCACCTCTACATCGATCTCAAAAAAGGTAAACAACACCTCAACGGGAATCAGGTATTGCAGCTATTGCGATTCCGTCACGATGCCTTGGGAGATTTGGGCAGAATTCAGCGCCAGCAAGCAGTAATGCAGGCTATTTTAGAGCAATCTCTCACACCTGCGACAGTGGCAAAGATTCCCGAATTAATTCCCACGATTCAAGGTTATATTGATACTAATTTGAAGGTAGAAGAATTGTTGGCGGTAGCGAGTTTTGTAGTGCAAACTAAAAGCGATCGCCCCCAAAGTTTAATTCTCCCTGGTGACTTTAATGGTAACGGACGCAATGGAGTTAGTTACTGGTTACCCAACGAAAACAAGATTAAAACCCTGGTGGCTCAATATTTTGGTCGTGGTGAAATCTCTTCAGGTATCATTCAACCTAGTCGAGTGCGAGTAGCAATACAGGATAGCACGGGCGATCGCCAAGCTGTTCAAGCTTTAGTCAAAAAACTCACTGCTGCTGGGTATAAAAATATCTACATCGCCGAACCGATACCCGAACCTCTAGGAGTCACTCGCACCATTGCTCAACAAGGTGATGAAGCTAGTGCTAAAGCCATTCAAACTCAACTGGGATTGGGAGAAGTACGGGTAGAAGCTTCGGGAAATGTAGGTTCTGATGTAACTATCCAAGTTGGTAAAGATTGGCTGCAACAAAACCAAAATGGCTAG
- a CDS encoding DUF3172 domain-containing protein, giving the protein MKRRPTRAYNSPYTSPKNASTKSSAFNYSSIAILGGIFVLGIGVGIAFSTTAVTSTGTNVVSREAIDIAAPNADICLQYGASAMVMDTRLFVTMNPFNVYVAQPSMRPGCVLRSNNWVVLEERKLITQEQVQKCKQRINTFGFTGKLEDNPQIACIYQNEAAQNFFRNQTGGGGDTDNF; this is encoded by the coding sequence ATGAAACGCAGACCAACTAGAGCTTATAATTCCCCGTATACCTCACCGAAAAATGCCTCTACCAAGTCTTCAGCCTTTAATTACAGTTCCATCGCTATTTTAGGCGGGATTTTTGTGTTAGGAATTGGAGTAGGCATTGCTTTTAGCACCACTGCTGTTACTAGTACCGGTACTAATGTGGTATCGCGAGAAGCGATCGATATTGCTGCACCAAATGCCGATATTTGTCTCCAATATGGTGCTAGTGCTATGGTCATGGATACGCGGTTGTTTGTCACAATGAACCCCTTCAACGTTTATGTCGCTCAACCCAGTATGCGTCCAGGATGTGTGTTACGAAGCAATAACTGGGTAGTCTTAGAAGAAAGAAAACTAATTACCCAAGAGCAAGTGCAAAAATGCAAACAAAGAATCAATACCTTTGGCTTTACTGGGAAATTAGAAGATAATCCGCAAATTGCTTGTATCTATCAAAACGAAGCCGCGCAAAACTTCTTCCGCAATCAAACTGGTGGAGGTGGAGATACAGATAACTTCTAA
- a CDS encoding ABC transporter permease: MKSKSLSFFISDSITVFWGDWLDLRVRIWQVVASGLVSPLIYILAFGLGLGSSIKPGVTSGSSNYLEFILPGMVALSSMVISFGGTTFSICGERLFTKTFEEMLLLPINPLSLHIGKMLAGIVRGLLTSAAVIVVAVLFTGKIFSFLNPLFLLVVILNCAVFSGLGVIVGLTVKSLESVGLYNNFVIIPMSFLGATFFDPAQLPIALKTIVYLLPLTYTAIALRAAAYLPLSEFPWYSIPVLLVIAIALSFWGAYKFAHQQD; encoded by the coding sequence GTGAAATCAAAATCTTTATCATTTTTTATCTCTGACAGTATTACCGTTTTCTGGGGAGATTGGCTCGATCTTCGAGTCAGAATTTGGCAAGTTGTCGCTTCTGGATTAGTATCTCCTTTAATTTATATTCTGGCTTTTGGTTTGGGTTTAGGAAGTTCAATTAAGCCAGGTGTTACTTCTGGTTCGAGCAATTATTTAGAGTTTATTTTGCCAGGAATGGTAGCTCTTTCTTCTATGGTAATTAGCTTTGGGGGAACCACGTTTTCTATCTGTGGAGAAAGGTTATTTACTAAAACTTTTGAAGAGATGTTATTACTCCCTATCAATCCTTTGTCTCTACATATTGGCAAGATGTTAGCGGGGATAGTTCGGGGTTTATTAACTTCAGCCGCCGTGATTGTAGTAGCTGTGTTATTTACTGGTAAAATATTTAGTTTTCTCAATCCCTTATTTTTACTAGTTGTAATACTTAATTGTGCTGTATTTTCAGGGTTGGGGGTAATAGTTGGATTAACGGTTAAATCTTTAGAAAGTGTGGGTTTATATAACAACTTTGTGATTATTCCCATGTCGTTTTTGGGAGCTACATTTTTCGATCCCGCTCAGTTACCAATTGCCCTGAAAACTATTGTTTATCTACTACCATTAACTTATACTGCGATCGCTTTAAGAGCCGCCGCATATTTACCTTTATCTGAGTTTCCTTGGTACTCAATTCCCGTATTATTAGTAATTGCGATCGCTCTATCTTTTTGGGGTGCGTATAAGTTCGCTCATCAGCAAGATTAG